GGCCTGGTTGAGATCGAGCTCGGATGAGGAACCCAACTCATAGCGCCGCTTGATCATGCCGTATGATGACTCCTGGGCTTTGAGCGTCGAATGTGCAAGCTTAAGGTTCTCCCTGTCGGCCGCAAGGGTCAGATAGGCGCCGGCAACCTCGGATATGAGCGAGATCTGCGCGCTTCTCCTCGCATGCTCTGTTGCGAAATACTGTTCCAGCGCGCTGTCCTTAAGGCTGCGGATGCGCCCGAAGAAGTCCACCTCCCAGGAACTGATCCCAACGTTTGCGTTGTACAGCCGTACGTTAGCGGCCTGGCCGTTTTCGCCGATGTCGGCGGGCGTCCTGTATTCATTCAGGCTCCCTGCGGCGTTGGGCAGGGGGAGGATCACGGCGCGCTGGACCCGGTACAGGGCCCGCATTTTTTCGATATTCAGCGCCGCCACCCTGAGGTCCCGGTTATTGTTGAGGGCAAGCCCAATGACCTTCTGGAGCTTCTCATCGGTGTAGAACTCGCGCCAGTCCATGTCAGAGGCAGCCGCGCCGGCCCTGTCGGCGCCGGTCTCCTTGTAGGCCGGACCGGTGGGCCAGGAGGCGGGCACGGGGGCATCGGGGCGTTTATAGGTCGGAGCCATCGTGCATCCGGCAAGGCACCCGATCACGGTGATGAGGATGATCGCGTTTCGTATCATGTCACTGTCCCTCCGAAGGAGCGATGGGCCGAGGGGCCGTGTCATCCGCCGGAGCCACCCGTTTTCCCCTCTTAAAGAACTGCGAGATGACTACAAACAAGAGGGGTATGTAGAAGAGGTCAATGAATGTCGCGGAAAGCATGCCACCGGCAACCGCCGTGCCGATCGCCTTCATTGCCCCGGCCCCGGCCCCCGTCGAAAGGGCAAGGGGCAGGACGCCGAAGAAAAAGGCGAGGGATGTCATGATAACGGGCCTGAGTCTTATCCGCACCGCGCCCAGGGTGGCTTCCATGAGGCCTTCACCGTTGGCCATCCTCTCGCGGGCGAACTGGATGATGAGGATGGCGTTCTTTGTTGTCAGGCCGAGGGTCGTGAGGAACCCGATCTGGAAGTAGACATCATTGTGCAGGCCCCGTGACCAGGTGAAGAGCGTGGCGCCGAAGATGCCCAGCGGCAGCATCAGCATGTTGGCGATGGGTATGGGCCAGCTTTCGTAAAGGGCCGCCACGCACAGGAAGATGACGATGATGGAAAAGGTATAGAGGAGGGGAGCCTGGGAGCTTGACATCCTTTCCTGGTAGGAAAGGCCCGTCCATTCGTATCCGATCCCGGCGGGGAGTTTCGTAACGGCTTCTTCCATCGCCTGCATCGCCTCACCGGAGCTCTTGCCCGGCGCCGGTTCCCCCCAGATGTTCAGGGAGGGGAAACCGTTGTAGCGTTCCAGCCTTGGAGAACCCGACGACCAGCGGCTTGTCGCGAAGGCGGAAAAGGGGACCATCTTACCCTTGTCATTGCGCACATAAAGCTTATCTATGTCCTTGGGCAACATGCGGTATGGTGCGTCTGCCTGCACGAAGACACGCTTGACCCGGCCGGCCTGAATGAAATTGTTCACGTAGGAACTGCCGAAGGCGGTGGAGATGGTATTGTGGATGGAACTGATGGGTACGCCGAGTACCCCCGCCTTTTCCCAGTCCACATCAACCCGGTATTCGGGTATGTCCTCCATGCCGTTGGGCCTCACCTTCGTCAGTCGCTTGTCCTTCGATGCTATGCCGAGGAGCTGGTTGCGCGCTTCCATCAACTTCTGGTGGCCGATGCCGCCCCGGTCGAGGAGCATGAAATCGAAACCCGTTGCCATGCCGAGCTCGATGACGGGAGGCGGAGGAAAGGCGAAAACAAGGGCGACGCGGAGCTTCGAGAACTCCCTCGTCGCACGCTCGGCGACAGCCTTTACCTTGAGCCGCGAACTGCCGCGCTTGTCCCAGTCCTTGAGCTTGACGAAGACCATGCCGTTCGTCTGGGACCGCCCGGAGAACCCTATACCGGAGATGGTCATTACGGATTCAACGGCCTCCTTCTCATTGTCCTGGAAGTGGCGCTCCAGTTTGTTGACGACCTCCTTGGTCTGTTCGAGCGTCGATCCCGTGGGCGTCATTACCTGGGCCAGCATGATACCCTGGTCCTCGTCGGGGATATAGGACGTGGGCATGCGCCAGAGGATGAGCCCCGCGATGCCGACGATGATGAAATAGGTGACGAAATAGCGTTTTCTTCTCGAGAAGGAGCGTTCCACTATCTCCACATACCTGTCTCTCAACCTGAAAAAGCGGCGATCGAACCAGGCAAAGAAGGGCCGCAGGATCGGCAGTGCGTTCTCGGCCGGTTCATGACCCCTGGGCACAGGTTTCAGGAAGGTGGCGCAAAGGACAGGCGTCAGTATGAGGGCGACGATGACGGACAGGAGCATGGACGCGATGATGGTCACCGAGAACTGGCGGTAGATGACGCCCGTTGAGCCTCCGAAAAAGGCCATGGGGCCGAAAACGGCGGAAAGGACGAGCCCGATGCCAATGAGGGCGCTCGTGATCTGTGTCATCGACTTCGCGGTGGCTTCCTTGGGAGGAAGCCCTTCCTCACTCATGATGCGTTCCACGTTCTCCACGACGACGATGGCGTCATCAACGAGAAGCCCGATGGAGAGCACCATGGCGAACATTGTGAGCATGTTTATGGAAAACCCAAAGAATTGAAGGACCGCGAAGGTACCGAGGATGACGACGGGCACGGCGATGGTGGGAATAAGGGTGGCCCGGATGTTGCCCATGAAGAGCCACATGATGAGAAAGACAAGGAGTATAGCCTCAAGGAGGGTTTCCACGACCTCACCGATAGCGACCCTCACAAAGGGGGTTGTGTCGTAAGGGTAGACTACCTTCATCCCTTGCGGAAAGAACCGGCTCATGTCCGCCAGTTTCGCCTTGATGGCGTCGGCCGTGTCGAGCGCGTTCGCGCCCGAGGCCTGCCGTATCCCCATGCCCGCTGATGGTTTACCGTTGTAGAAACCCTCTATGTCATAGGCGTCGGTTCCCAGCTCCGTGCGGCCGATGTCCTTGATCCGCACCGTGGAGCCGTCGGGGTTGACGCGGATGGGGATGGACGCGAATTCCTCGGGCGTCTTGAGCATGCTCTGCACGATGATAGACGTGTTAAGGCGTTGGCCCTTGACCGCAGGCGCGCCGCCGAACTGTCCCGCGGATACTTCGACGTTGTAGCTTCTGAGCGCATTTGTCACATCCGCCACGGAGAGGCTGAAATCGGTCAGCCTGTCGGGGTTCAGCCAGATGCGCATGGCATACTGGGAGCCGAAGTTCTCCACCTCACCGACGCCGGGCACCCGCGCCAGGACCTTCTCGAGGTTGGACTGGGCATAGTCCCTCAGGTCGTCGCCGTCCATGCTGCCGTCCTCTGAGATGAGGCTTACGATCATAAGCCAGTTCCTCGTGGCCTTGCCGACGGTGACACCCTGACGCTGAACGGCTTCGGGCAGGCTTGTCATCGCGAGCTGGAGCTTGTTCTGGACCTTCGACCAGGCAAGGTCCGGATCGGTGCCTGGTGCAAAGGTGAGGGTGGTGCGGGAGCTTCCCGAGGAATCGCTCGTGGAAGAAAGGTAGAGCATATTGTCGAGACCCGTCATTTTCTGCTCGATGATCTGGGTGACGCTGTTCTCGACGGTTTCCGCCGAGGCGCCCGGGTACGAGCTCGCTATATAGATCGAGGGAGGGGCGATGGGCGGATATTGCGATATGGGCAGGCTATAGATTGCGAGGGCGCCGACGAGCATGATCACGATTGCTATGACCCAGGCGAAGACGGGGCGGTCCAGGAAGAATTTGGATAACATCAGGCTCCTCTCCTCATTTGGCTTTTGCCGCCGCAGGGGCCGGCTTTGGATCGCCGGTATTCCCCGGCGCCTTGTCGTCCTTCCCGGCGGGTTTGAAGAGGACCGCCTTTACCGGTGCGCCGGGACGCACCTTTTGAAGACCTTCAACGATCATGCGGTCGCCGCTTTTGAGCCCCGAGGAAACGAGCCACTTGTCCGCGATGGCGCGGTCGGTGGTGATCATCCGCAGCTCGACATTGTTCTTGGCGTCAACGAGAAGGACATAGGGATTTCCCTTGGGGTCGCGGGCGACCCCCTGCTGGGGCGCGAGAATGGCCTGTTCGGCGATGCCCTCCTGAACAAGAGCGCGCACGTACATGCCGGGGAGAAGGGTGTTTTTGGGGTTGGGGAAGACCATGCGCAGGATGAATGAACCCGTGCTGGGGTCGACGGTGACATCGGAGAACTTGAGGGTTCCTTCCTGAGGGTAGGGCGTGCCGTCTTCAAGGAGCAACTTGACCTTTGCCTGGTCGGGGCCTTTGCTGCTCACCTTTCCCGAAGCCACGCTGCGCTGCAGCTTAAGCAGGTTCGCGCTCGACTGCATCGCATCCACATAGACGGGGTTGAGCTGCTGGATGGTTGTGAAGGCAGCGGGCTGATTCGCGGTGGCAAGGGCGCCCACGGTGACGCTGGATTTGCCGATGCGTCCCGAGATGGGGGCATTGACCCGGGTATACCCTAGGTTGATCCGTGCGCTTTCCACGGTCGCCTTCCAATACTTCACGTCCGCCTCGGCCTGCATGTGGGCCCCGGTGACATCCTCAAACTCCTGCTGGCTCACCGCCTTGATGGCGACAAGTTCCTTGTATCTCTGCGCCTTCGCGCGAATGGGCGGGAGGTTTGCCTCCGCCCGTGCGAGAGAAGCGCTCGCATTGTCTAATGCGGCCCGATACGGCGCGGGATCGATCTCGTAAAGGGCCTGGCCCGCTTTCACATCGCCGCCCTCGGTGAAGAGGCGCTTTTTGATGATGCCGCTCACCTGGGGGCGTACCTCCGCAACGAGGAAAGCCGAGGTCCTGCCCGGCAGTTCTGTAACGATGGGAATCTTTTCATACCCGAGGACAACAACCGCAACCTCAGGAGCGGCCGGTCCGCCGCCCTTCTTGTTGCCGCATCCAGCCGTCGTCATGGCCATCACCACGATAACGGCAACCACAGCAACAAGCCATTTCCTGTCAATACCCCGCATTGAGCACCCCTTTATGGATGGAATTCCTGTCACATCGTTTTTTGTCATGACTTCCTGCTCCGTTTCCCCTCTGAGGCCTGTTCGTCGGCCATCCTCAGCAGTTCGTTGATGATCCCTGTCCGTTGTTTCTCGGTGAAGGGTGATATGGACAGCATCTCCTGCAGCCAGAGACCGTCGGCGGCAAGAGCGATGATAGCCGCCTTCTCGAATGGTACGTTCCTGGATGCGAATCTCGCATAGGTTTCGGCAACAACCTTGCGCACGGGCTCATTGAGGCGTGGATCGTGAGCCACCGCCGCCGAAAGCGAGGCTCCCAGGTTATCGCGATCCCGCTCCCGGTACAGGATCGACAATATGAAGCCCTTGAGATCCTTCGAAGGGCCTTCGGGGATCTCTTCGAGTATCCTCTTCAATGTCTCCTGGTGTGTGCTTATCTGGCGCTTGACCATCGCCACGAGAAGGGCCGTTTTTGACGGGAAGTGATGAAGGAGGCCACCCTTGCTGACGCCTGCCTTCGCGGCGACGGCGTCGAGTGTCATATGGGACGCCCCGGCCTCTATGACGACAGCCTCTGCGGCATCAATTATAGCATCATACGAACTCGCCCGTGGACTCACAAGAACTCCTCAAGAAGAATGTTTCAGGTATCAGGTTCAAGGTTTCAAGTCATAAGAACAACAACGGCAATACCTTTAGGATTCACCGTCGAGCCTGAAACCTGAAGCCTGAAACGTGAAACTGTCTTTAGGCTATACAGTCCAGACGGTACAGTTTAAAATCC
This is a stretch of genomic DNA from Syntrophorhabdaceae bacterium. It encodes these proteins:
- a CDS encoding efflux RND transporter periplasmic adaptor subunit — encoded protein: MTKNDVTGIPSIKGCSMRGIDRKWLVAVVAVIVVMAMTTAGCGNKKGGGPAAPEVAVVVLGYEKIPIVTELPGRTSAFLVAEVRPQVSGIIKKRLFTEGGDVKAGQALYEIDPAPYRAALDNASASLARAEANLPPIRAKAQRYKELVAIKAVSQQEFEDVTGAHMQAEADVKYWKATVESARINLGYTRVNAPISGRIGKSSVTVGALATANQPAAFTTIQQLNPVYVDAMQSSANLLKLQRSVASGKVSSKGPDQAKVKLLLEDGTPYPQEGTLKFSDVTVDPSTGSFILRMVFPNPKNTLLPGMYVRALVQEGIAEQAILAPQQGVARDPKGNPYVLLVDAKNNVELRMITTDRAIADKWLVSSGLKSGDRMIVEGLQKVRPGAPVKAVLFKPAGKDDKAPGNTGDPKPAPAAAKAK
- a CDS encoding TetR/AcrR family transcriptional regulator encodes the protein MSPRASSYDAIIDAAEAVVIEAGASHMTLDAVAAKAGVSKGGLLHHFPSKTALLVAMVKRQISTHQETLKRILEEIPEGPSKDLKGFILSILYRERDRDNLGASLSAAVAHDPRLNEPVRKVVAETYARFASRNVPFEKAAIIALAADGLWLQEMLSISPFTEKQRTGIINELLRMADEQASEGKRSRKS
- a CDS encoding efflux RND transporter permease subunit, which encodes MLSKFFLDRPVFAWVIAIVIMLVGALAIYSLPISQYPPIAPPSIYIASSYPGASAETVENSVTQIIEQKMTGLDNMLYLSSTSDSSGSSRTTLTFAPGTDPDLAWSKVQNKLQLAMTSLPEAVQRQGVTVGKATRNWLMIVSLISEDGSMDGDDLRDYAQSNLEKVLARVPGVGEVENFGSQYAMRIWLNPDRLTDFSLSVADVTNALRSYNVEVSAGQFGGAPAVKGQRLNTSIIVQSMLKTPEEFASIPIRVNPDGSTVRIKDIGRTELGTDAYDIEGFYNGKPSAGMGIRQASGANALDTADAIKAKLADMSRFFPQGMKVVYPYDTTPFVRVAIGEVVETLLEAILLVFLIMWLFMGNIRATLIPTIAVPVVILGTFAVLQFFGFSINMLTMFAMVLSIGLLVDDAIVVVENVERIMSEEGLPPKEATAKSMTQITSALIGIGLVLSAVFGPMAFFGGSTGVIYRQFSVTIIASMLLSVIVALILTPVLCATFLKPVPRGHEPAENALPILRPFFAWFDRRFFRLRDRYVEIVERSFSRRKRYFVTYFIIVGIAGLILWRMPTSYIPDEDQGIMLAQVMTPTGSTLEQTKEVVNKLERHFQDNEKEAVESVMTISGIGFSGRSQTNGMVFVKLKDWDKRGSSRLKVKAVAERATREFSKLRVALVFAFPPPPVIELGMATGFDFMLLDRGGIGHQKLMEARNQLLGIASKDKRLTKVRPNGMEDIPEYRVDVDWEKAGVLGVPISSIHNTISTAFGSSYVNNFIQAGRVKRVFVQADAPYRMLPKDIDKLYVRNDKGKMVPFSAFATSRWSSGSPRLERYNGFPSLNIWGEPAPGKSSGEAMQAMEEAVTKLPAGIGYEWTGLSYQERMSSSQAPLLYTFSIIVIFLCVAALYESWPIPIANMLMLPLGIFGATLFTWSRGLHNDVYFQIGFLTTLGLTTKNAILIIQFARERMANGEGLMEATLGAVRIRLRPVIMTSLAFFFGVLPLALSTGAGAGAMKAIGTAVAGGMLSATFIDLFYIPLLFVVISQFFKRGKRVAPADDTAPRPIAPSEGQ